From the Streptomyces sp. NBC_01216 genome, the window CGATCGGTATCGGCGCTTCGCAGTCCTGCTCGGTGACCCGGTGGGCGGTGGCGAAGGTGGTGGTCTCGGTCGGCCCGTAGCCGTTGACGAGCTCCAGCCAGGGGAAGGCGGTGAGCACCTCACGGGCCTGTGTGGCGGCCATCGCCTCGCCGCCCACGACGACCGAGCGGAGCTGGGCGAAGACGCGGGAGCGGCGTGCGGCGAGCTGGTGGAAGAGGGCCGTGGTGAAGAACGCCACCGTCACGCCGTGCCGCTCGACGTGCCGGGCCAGGTCCTCCAGGGTGGGGCGCCGCTCGGTGCAGACGACGACCGCGGCGCCGTTGGCGAGGGCGGCCCAGATCTCGAACGTCGAGGCGTCGAAGGTCATGGGCGAGTGGAACAGGACGCGGTCGCGGCGGGTGAGGGTGACGTAGTCGGGTGCGGTGACCAGCTCGGCGATGGCACCGTGCGGCACGGCGACGCCCTTGGGGCGGCCGGTGGAGCCGGAGGTGAACATGACGAACGCCGCGCTGTCCGGCTCGGACTCGTCGACCGGTCGGCCGCTGGTGAGCGGCTCCTCGGACAGGGCGAGGACGCGGCCGGGGAGCCTGGCGGCCTCCAGCGGTTTCGCGTCGCCGACGGTGAGCGCCACCTCGGCGTCGGTGATCATCGCCTCGGTTCGCGGCCTGGGTTGGGCGGGGTCGAGCGGTACACAGACCGCTCCGGCGAGCCACAGCCCGAGCTGGGCCACGACCGTGCGGGACGACCGCGTCGTCAGCAGTGCCACCCGGTCGCCGCGCGCCACCTCGTGGTCGCGCAGGCGGGCCGCGAGGGCGTGGCCGGCCTGGAGGAGTCGGCCGTAGGTGAGGACACTGTCACCGTCCACGACGGCGAGGGCGTTCGGGGTGAGTTCGGCGTGCCACGCGACGAGCGCAGGCAGGGTGGCCGCCCGTGCCGACGGCGGTACGGGTGTGGTGGTACGGGCGGCGGGCGGCGACAGGGGCGTGCCGTTCGCAGGGTCGACGGGCCGCAAGGTGGTGGGGGTCATGTCAGGCTCCTTCCGGGCGCGGGGTCCGGCGCTGGTCGAGGAGGGCTGCGAAGGCCCTCAGGTCGGTGCTGAGGAGCAGCTCGTGGGCGCGCGGGCGTACTCCGGTCTCGCGTTCGACGATCGCCAGCAGCCGTGCGGCGACGACGGAGGTGCCGC encodes:
- a CDS encoding non-ribosomal peptide synthetase, translating into MTPTTLRPVDPANGTPLSPPAARTTTPVPPSARAATLPALVAWHAELTPNALAVVDGDSVLTYGRLLQAGHALAARLRDHEVARGDRVALLTTRSSRTVVAQLGLWLAGAVCVPLDPAQPRPRTEAMITDAEVALTVGDAKPLEAARLPGRVLALSEEPLTSGRPVDESEPDSAAFVMFTSGSTGRPKGVAVPHGAIAELVTAPDYVTLTRRDRVLFHSPMTFDASTFEIWAALANGAAVVVCTERRPTLEDLARHVERHGVTVAFFTTALFHQLAARRSRVFAQLRSVVVGGEAMAATQAREVLTAFPWLELVNGYGPTETTTFATAHRVTEQDCEAPIPIGRPIAGATAHVLDADGRPVADGDRGELWIGGSRLAHGYTGLPELTAERFVEQPNAGRLYRTGDIVSLRTDGILLFHGRNDDQVKVRGFRIEPAEVEHALREQPDVDDAAVTVDAAGTPEASLVAFVVAAPGPVPSGGALRERLTRVLPAHLVPDAVTVLERLPLTPAGKVDRRALTAQAAHAAESRPAEAPGQPMTPLEKAVADVWSRELGSEVTRADAEFLALGGHSLLALAVTDDLREELGVELSLADFFAAPTVAAQAELVERALLAAHGDLHPETPEHSDVH